AGGCGCTCTAACCAACTGAGCTAACCGCCCGTTGAAGCTCTTTAGAACCTAACACAGTGTATGGGAGCGACGTGCAGGATGCAATGTGTAGCTGCCTGCACTCCGATTTTCACTTCGAGCATAAACTATATTTGTGAATACCCCCTGGGGGTATATGCATCTACTCACAGAGAGGAGGAGTGTCATGAAGGAGGCGCTTGGATTGTCGATTGAAGGAATGCACTGCGGAGCTTGTGTTCGCAGGGTTACCGATGCCCTCGGAAAGGTCGACGGGGTTGAGGTGAATTTGGTAGAGGTGGGATCGGCCAGGATGACGTTCGATCCGGAACGGGCAACGTTGGAGAAGATCGCCGATGCGGTCAACGAGATCGGCTTCACGGTACGCAGTGAAAAGTAACTCTGGGAGAAACCATGTCCGGTAGTTTGAAGATTAAAGACGGAACTGACGCCAACGCCGCCGCAGCTTTAGCCTCAGCCTCGGTGGAGCGTGTCACGATTCCCGTCTCGGGGATGACCTGCGCGGCGTGTCAGTCCTTTCTTCAGCGGGAGCTTGCCAGTCAGGCTGGGGTGCAGGATGCGACGGTCAACCTGATGCTGCACAACGCCACGGTGACGTTCGACCCAGGTGCTACTTCGACCCCCGCGCTGGTAGATGCGATTCGAAGCACAGGCTACGGCGCGGAGCTCCCTTTGGAACACCAGTCCGCCCTTGAGGAACAGGAGGATCACGACGAGGCGCAGTTGAGAGAGTATCGGCAGCTGCGACTGAAGGCCGTGGTCAGCCTGATCGCCGGCGGAGTAGCCATGGTTTTGTCCATGCCGCTGATGACGATCAACAGCGCGGCCGGAATGGAGCGAATGAAAGATCCGCTGATGAGCTGGAACATGCGGGTGCTTGATCCGCTGTTGCGCAGCGCACTTCCCTGGATGTATGAGGTCAATGCAGACGCGATTCGGTGGTTCCTTTTTGCGCTTGCAACGCTCATTCTGTGCTGGGCAGGACGACGGTTTTACACCAAGGCCTGGTCTGCTCTTTTACACAAGACAGCGGACATGAACACGCTGGTAGCACTTGGCACCGGAGCGGCCTATCTCTATTCGGCTGCCGGCACCATCGCGCCTGGATTTTTTGTATCACGCGGCATCGCTCCCGACGTTTATTTTGAAGCCGTAACTCTGATCATCGGATTGGTGCTGGTTGGGAATGCGCTGGAGAGCGGGGCGAAGGGGCAGACGGCCAGCGCTCTGCGAAAGCTTGTGCAACTTCAACCGAAGACTGCGACTGTTCTGCGAAGTGGTACTGAGAGCAGCGTGCCGCTAGAGTTGATTCAGCACGGCGATATCGTTCTGGTACGGCCCGGTGAGCGAATACCTACTGATGGCGAAGTGATTTCGGGCAAGAGCAGCGTGGACGAGTCGATGCTAACCGGCGAGTCGTTGCCCATCGAGAAGACGTCTCGGGACAGGGTAATGGGGGGAACGCTGAATCAGCGTGGATCGCT
This Tunturibacter gelidoferens DNA region includes the following protein-coding sequences:
- a CDS encoding heavy-metal-associated domain-containing protein; the protein is MKEALGLSIEGMHCGACVRRVTDALGKVDGVEVNLVEVGSARMTFDPERATLEKIADAVNEIGFTVRSEK